From the genome of Streptomyces sp. NBC_01317, one region includes:
- a CDS encoding N,N-dimethylformamidase beta subunit family domain-containing protein, with the protein MVAEQIRRWESGALAHAVSDPFGQGPLPWLRGSENYFDDTGQVVPWYAAPTLGRERSPGPRTADDVRRQIKGFASTGAAAPGESIDFHITVDPPQQFSVDIYRIGHYSGDGASKITTSPRLSGIVQPPPLAADRTVSCHHWWLSWRLQIPSYWALGAYVAVLTTIDGYRSHIPFTIRDNRPADLLLLLPDITWQAYNLYPEDGHTGASLYHAWDDQGTLLGEEDAATTVSFDRPYAGAGLPLHVGHAYDFIRWAERYGYDLAYADARDLHAGRVDPTRYRGLVFPGHDEYWSVPMRRTVEQARDHGTSLVFLSANTMYWQVELSPSASGVPDRLLTCLKRRGPGRSALWRDVDRPEQKLLGIQYAGRVPEPHPLVVRNAGHWLWEATGAAEGDEIEGLVAGEADRYYPRISLPEHEDRILLAHSPYRDSENARRHQETSLYRAPSGALVFASGTFAWSPKLDRPGHVDPRVQRATANLLDRICKRD; encoded by the coding sequence ATGGTGGCGGAGCAGATCCGGCGATGGGAATCGGGCGCTCTCGCCCATGCGGTCAGCGACCCCTTCGGGCAGGGCCCGTTACCGTGGCTGCGCGGCAGTGAGAACTACTTCGACGACACCGGCCAGGTCGTCCCCTGGTACGCCGCCCCCACGCTCGGCCGCGAGCGCAGCCCGGGCCCCCGTACCGCCGACGACGTACGCCGGCAGATCAAGGGCTTCGCGTCCACCGGCGCCGCCGCCCCCGGCGAGTCCATCGACTTCCACATCACGGTCGACCCGCCCCAGCAGTTCTCCGTCGACATCTACCGGATCGGGCACTACAGCGGCGACGGCGCCTCCAAGATAACCACCAGCCCCCGGCTCTCCGGGATCGTCCAGCCCCCGCCCCTGGCCGCGGACCGTACGGTCTCCTGCCATCACTGGTGGCTCTCCTGGCGGCTCCAGATCCCCTCGTACTGGGCGCTCGGCGCCTACGTCGCCGTCCTCACCACCATCGACGGCTACCGCTCCCACATCCCCTTCACCATCCGCGACAACCGCCCCGCCGACCTCCTCCTGCTCCTCCCCGACATCACCTGGCAGGCGTACAACCTCTACCCCGAGGACGGCCACACCGGCGCCAGCCTCTACCACGCCTGGGACGACCAGGGCACCCTCCTCGGCGAGGAGGACGCCGCCACGACCGTCTCCTTCGACCGCCCGTACGCGGGCGCGGGCCTGCCCCTGCACGTCGGGCACGCGTACGACTTCATCCGCTGGGCCGAGCGGTACGGATACGACCTCGCGTACGCCGACGCCCGCGACCTGCACGCGGGCCGCGTCGACCCCACCCGCTACCGGGGCCTGGTCTTCCCCGGCCACGACGAGTACTGGTCCGTCCCCATGCGCCGTACGGTCGAGCAGGCGCGCGATCACGGCACCTCCCTCGTCTTCCTCTCCGCCAACACCATGTACTGGCAGGTCGAGCTGAGCCCCTCCGCCTCCGGCGTCCCCGACCGCCTCCTCACCTGCCTCAAACGACGCGGCCCCGGCCGCTCCGCCCTCTGGCGGGACGTGGACCGGCCGGAGCAGAAACTGCTCGGCATCCAGTACGCGGGCCGCGTCCCGGAACCCCACCCCCTGGTCGTACGGAACGCCGGGCACTGGCTCTGGGAAGCCACCGGCGCCGCCGAGGGCGACGAGATCGAGGGACTCGTGGCGGGAGAGGCCGACCGGTACTACCCCCGGATCTCCCTCCCCGAGCACGAGGACCGCATCCTGCTCGCGCACTCCCCGTACCGCGACAGCGAGAACGCCCGCCGCCACCAGGAGACTTCGCTCTACCGCGCCCCCTCCGGCGCCCTCGTCTTCGCCTCGGGCACCTTCGCCTGGTCGCCGAAACTGGACCGGCCGGGCCACGTCGACCCCCGCGTGCAGCGCGCCACCGCCAACCTCCTGGACCGCATCTGCAAACGGGACTGA